One segment of Clavelina lepadiformis chromosome 2, kaClaLepa1.1, whole genome shotgun sequence DNA contains the following:
- the LOC143446545 gene encoding uncharacterized protein LOC143446545: MNFLQLKISHEYEGYFSKAVETFSEELLRALETSSQPWYERTKQFLRENIKADSLVNYEKHLDKKLSNMDREFNEETKRKKKFLEMAEDSTSDDTSQIWKLVFEHSFELEINLEKV, encoded by the exons atgaattttttgcaGCTGAAGATAAGCCACGAGTATGAaggatatttttcaaaagcagTGGAAACATTTAGTGAAGAATTACTACGAGCG CTCGAGACAAGCTCCCAGCCTTGGTATGAGAGGACAAAGCAATTTCTTCGCGAAAATATCAAAGCTGATTCTTTAGTTAACTATGAAAAACATTTGGATAAAAAATTATCTAACATGGATCGTGAATTTAATGAGGAAACAAAAAGA aagaaaaagtttcttgaGATGGCAGAGGATTCAACTTCAGACGACACAAGCCAG atATGGAAATTGGTGTTTGAACACTCATTTGAACTAGAGATCAATTTGGAAAAGGTTTGA